From the genome of Neosynechococcus sphagnicola sy1:
GGCGGGGGTTAATTGCAGAAGACTTTACCTGCGATCGCTTGGCTGAAGTAGCTCCGGTTGCCGCTCAGGTGCTGTCTCAACTTGACACCACAGGAACTCGCAAGATAATTGTCGGCTACGATCGCCGCTTTATGGCCGAGGAATTTGCCCGTGTGACCGCCGAGTCAGTCTGCAACTTTGGGTTCGACGTAGACTTGGCCGATACCTACGCCCCCACCCCAGCCTTTAGCTGGATCGCCCACGATCAAAAAGCCCTAGGTGCTTTGGTGATCACCGCTAGTCATAATCCCGGTGGGTACTCGGGCTTAAAGGTGAAAGGCGGGTTCGGTGGCTCGGTGTCCCCAGAGGTGACCCAAAAAATTGAAGCCCTGTTAGCCACCCCCGCGTCATTCCCTGCCACCGAACCAGGAAGGCTCCAGTCGATCAACCCTTGGCAAACGGGTTACTGTGAAGCCCTCACCGCCCACGTAGATCTGGAGATCATCCGCGCCGCCATTGCCGCTGGCCGCCTCACGGTCTTTGTCGATGTCATGCACGGTGCCACCGCAGGGGGAATGGAAACACTGCTGGGAGTCCCGATTCATGAACTCAACAGCCACCGTGACCCCCTGTTTGGGGGCGGTGCCCCGGAACCCCTGCCGAAATATCTGTCCTATCTCTGTCGCCAGATTCGTACCCATCAACACCACCATCCTCAGGGGTTAGCGGTGGGGCTGGTCTTTGATGGGGATGGCGATCGCATTGCGGCGGTGGATAGTCAGGGCAACTTTCTCAGCTCCCAAATCCTGATTCCAATTCTGATCGAGCATCTGGTTACCCGTCGGGGCATGGGGGGTGAAATCATTAAAACCGTCAGTGGTTCCGATCTGATTCCCCGGATTGCTGAACTCTACCAATTGCCCTTATTTGAAACCCCCATTGGCTATAAGTACATTGCCGATCGCATGTTAACCAGCCCGGTTTTACTCGGCGGCGAAGAATCCGGCGGCATTGGCTATGGTCATCACATTCCCGAGCGGGATGCCCTGCTTTCGGCCCTGTATCTCCTCGAGGCGATCGCCCAATCGGGTGAAGATTTAGGGCAACTCTACCAGAACCTCCAAGCCCAAACCCATTTCAGCAGCGCCTACGACCGAATTGATCTCCCCCTAGCCAATATGACGGTGCGATCGCAGTTGCTGCAAAAACTCCAGACCCAACCCTTGACCACCCTGGCCGGACAAGCCGTTACCGACTGCTTAACCATCGATGGCTTCAAGTTCCGTCTCCTGGATGGCAGTTGGCTGATGATTCGCTTCAGCGGCACCGAACCCGTGCTGCGACTCTATTGTGAAGCCGCCACGCTGGAACAGGTGCATCAATTGCTGAACTGGGCAAAGGATTGGGCCACTTGTGGTTGAGGGGTTGCCAGGATCTTGCCCTGAGAGACCGCGCTACTCAGCCAGCAATTGCACCACCGCGGTATCGAGGTCGTAGTACCCCCCCACCACCCGTAACTGTTTCTCGGCCACCAGTCGAGCAATCACAGGGGACTGCAATAACCGTTGAGTTTGCATCACCACATTGGCTTTGACGGCATTTTCCAGGGCATCTCCTGGATCATTGGCGGTGGCATTCAATGCGGGTTGAATTGCTTCAATCAATTTAGAGATCACCCCTGGTAGCTCTCCTCCTTTAAATGCAGTCTTCACGGCACCGCAGCGCTCATGGCCTAACACCATTAATATCTTGGCCTTCAAAATTTGGGTGGCATACTCCTCACTGCCCACGGCTTCCAAGGAAGCAATATTGCCAGCAACGCGGACGACAAAGATATCCCCCAGCCCTTGATCAAAGATGACTTCCGGGGGCACCCGCGAATCTGAACAACCGAGCAGCGCTGCAAAGGGTTCCTGATGCTCGGCAATGGCTTGTATCCGATCAAAATTTTGATGGGGGTTCTCCCGCTTGCGGGTGACAAACCGTTGGTTGCCATCCATCAGGAGCTGTAATGCCTGATCGGGGGTAAGGTCGCTGGAAGATATTTCTGGGTTAACTGTCATGCACTGAAAATCATTCAAAAGAACGGGCAAATGTTAGCAAGACCATCGCCACCCCGCCAGAGACGAGACCCGTGTCCCGACGGAGGAGATCGCTGGCGAATGCCTGCAAAGACATCGAATCTAGCTTAGTGGATTCCCTGGATTCAGACTACCCCGCAGCCTCAAGGTTTTACTGACCGGCAAGATCAGCGAATCCAGCCACCTGAGCATCAGAATGCTCTCCCCAGAAAACCCGATAAAGTAAAAGAATGTAAACATTGCCTTCAGCAGGACTAGAGCAACCATGCGCGTAAGTTTTAATGACCGGCAAAGGGGGCGTTGGTAAAACCTCCGTTGCCGCAGCGACAGGGCTGCGTTGTGCAGAACTGGGCTATCGGACTCTAGTTCTCAGCACCGATCCGGCTCATTCCCTCGCCGATAGCTTTGATCAAGAACTCGGCCATGACCCCCGGCAGGTGCGTCCCAACCTCTGGGGGGCGGAACTGGATGCCCTGATGGAATTAGAGAGTAACTGGGGAGCAGTGAAGCGCTACATTACCCAGGTACTGCAAGCGCGGGGCTTAGAAGG
Proteins encoded in this window:
- a CDS encoding carbonic anhydrase; this encodes MTVNPEISSSDLTPDQALQLLMDGNQRFVTRKRENPHQNFDRIQAIAEHQEPFAALLGCSDSRVPPEVIFDQGLGDIFVVRVAGNIASLEAVGSEEYATQILKAKILMVLGHERCGAVKTAFKGGELPGVISKLIEAIQPALNATANDPGDALENAVKANVVMQTQRLLQSPVIARLVAEKQLRVVGGYYDLDTAVVQLLAE
- a CDS encoding phosphoglucomutase/phosphomannomutase family protein, producing MASPIKFGTDGWRGLIAEDFTCDRLAEVAPVAAQVLSQLDTTGTRKIIVGYDRRFMAEEFARVTAESVCNFGFDVDLADTYAPTPAFSWIAHDQKALGALVITASHNPGGYSGLKVKGGFGGSVSPEVTQKIEALLATPASFPATEPGRLQSINPWQTGYCEALTAHVDLEIIRAAIAAGRLTVFVDVMHGATAGGMETLLGVPIHELNSHRDPLFGGGAPEPLPKYLSYLCRQIRTHQHHHPQGLAVGLVFDGDGDRIAAVDSQGNFLSSQILIPILIEHLVTRRGMGGEIIKTVSGSDLIPRIAELYQLPLFETPIGYKYIADRMLTSPVLLGGEESGGIGYGHHIPERDALLSALYLLEAIAQSGEDLGQLYQNLQAQTHFSSAYDRIDLPLANMTVRSQLLQKLQTQPLTTLAGQAVTDCLTIDGFKFRLLDGSWLMIRFSGTEPVLRLYCEAATLEQVHQLLNWAKDWATCG